The following are encoded in a window of Helicobacter sp. 'house sparrow 1' genomic DNA:
- a CDS encoding tyrosine-type recombinase/integrase has translation MKYPLEEKKSVSQNILNWMRRYLRYKITTLSNRLVKNKDTLLLNLNLLQEEITSIQTLQDICKNVRNAGLIGINTYAQPLLKLYDFLEKKNLSSMKDIDEEMLSDFLVFQTSTLSIQTKKNYRIALIDFFNYIDKQNQDGNTSYVFGISLKINSIKSNKPKLPTYLKEEEIKSFLDALSNFPMKQSIAPRDKLIITLIIYTGIRVSEALGLSTKDIIRDNDSYLLHIKGKGGKSRVVIIKSIHIEKWLEEWLKLRSQMQNIDNQLLFCNKNGKMLSQAYIYKNVENILHYAGIKKEKMGAHMLRHSFATLLYKKHKDLILVQEALGHADLNTSRIYTHFDKDQLTKVANLMENLK, from the coding sequence ATGAAATACCCTTTAGAAGAAAAAAAATCTGTATCTCAAAATATCTTAAATTGGATGAGAAGATATTTAAGATATAAAATTACAACACTCTCCAATCGTCTTGTAAAAAACAAGGACACTCTTTTATTAAATTTAAATTTATTACAAGAAGAAATCACATCAATTCAAACCCTGCAAGATATCTGCAAAAATGTAAGAAATGCAGGACTAATTGGTATCAATACCTATGCCCAACCCCTCTTAAAACTCTATGACTTTTTAGAAAAAAAGAATCTATCTTCAATGAAAGATATTGATGAGGAAATGTTAAGTGATTTCTTAGTCTTTCAAACTAGCACACTAAGCATCCAAACTAAAAAAAATTATCGCATTGCACTGATTGATTTTTTTAACTATATTGATAAGCAAAATCAAGATGGTAATACTTCTTATGTCTTTGGAATCTCTTTAAAAATAAACTCCATCAAAAGCAATAAACCAAAGCTACCCACCTATCTCAAAGAAGAAGAAATAAAAAGCTTTTTAGATGCTTTATCAAATTTTCCTATGAAACAATCCATAGCCCCTAGGGATAAACTTATTATTACTCTGATCATCTATACTGGCATTAGGGTTAGTGAAGCACTTGGACTCAGCACAAAAGATATTATAAGGGATAATGATAGTTATTTGCTTCATATAAAAGGTAAAGGTGGCAAGAGCCGAGTTGTTATCATTAAATCTATACATATAGAAAAATGGCTTGAAGAATGGCTAAAACTACGCTCACAAATGCAAAATATAGACAATCAGCTTTTATTTTGTAATAAAAATGGCAAAATGCTCTCTCAAGCATACATTTATAAAAATGTAGAAAATATTCTGCACTATGCAGGAATCAAAAAAGAAAAAATGGGGGCACATATGCTGCGCCATTCTTTTGCAACCCTACTCTACAAAAAACATAAAGATTTAATCCTAGTGCAAGAGGCTCTTGGACATGCTGATCTTAATACGAGTAGAATCTATACCCATTTTGATAAAGATCAACTCACTAAAGTTGCAAATCTTATGGAAAATCTTAAATAG
- the moaC gene encoding cyclic pyranopterin monophosphate synthase MoaC gives MKITHLNETNNPKMVDVGLKEESLRVAVASGEIKMNKEAYNAVLEQKAKKGAVLQTAIIAAIMGAKKTSEIIPMCHSLFLSGVDIEIMQDDENHTFKLQASVKTYGKTGVEMEALSAVSIGLLTIYDMLKAIDKSMIIGNICLESKSGGKSGDFKRNNRAV, from the coding sequence GTGAAAATTACGCATTTAAATGAGACAAATAACCCTAAAATGGTGGATGTTGGATTAAAAGAGGAAAGTTTAAGAGTTGCTGTTGCAAGCGGAGAGATTAAAATGAATAAAGAGGCTTACAACGCAGTTTTAGAACAAAAGGCAAAAAAAGGGGCAGTGCTTCAAACTGCCATAATCGCAGCAATTATGGGGGCAAAAAAGACAAGCGAGATCATACCAATGTGCCATAGCTTGTTTTTGTCTGGAGTGGATATTGAAATCATGCAAGATGATGAAAATCATACATTTAAACTCCAAGCAAGTGTTAAGACTTATGGTAAAACAGGTGTTGAAATGGAAGCTTTAAGTGCTGTAAGCATTGGGCTACTCACAATTTATGATATGCTAAAAGCCATTGATAAGAGTATGATTATTGGTAATATTTGTTTAGAATCCAAAAGTGGTGGAAAAAGTGGAGATTTTAAACGAAACAATAGGGCGGTATAA
- the mog gene encoding molybdopterin adenylyltransferase, with protein sequence MELIKIGVITTSDRAYNGIYEDISGKSIEQVLKSYILNECEFFYHLISDEQDVIEKTICLLSDEKECDLIVTTGGTGPAPRDVTPEATLNVCQKILPGFGELMRQASLKYVPTAILSRQTAGIRNKSLIVNLPGKPKSIQECLEVVFPAIPYCIDLIGGSYIYANEEKIKIFRPKEAIK encoded by the coding sequence ATGGAATTAATAAAAATCGGAGTGATTACAACTAGTGATAGGGCTTATAATGGTATTTATGAGGATATATCTGGCAAATCAATAGAGCAGGTGCTAAAATCATATATTTTAAATGAGTGTGAGTTTTTTTATCACCTTATTAGTGATGAGCAAGATGTTATTGAAAAGACAATTTGTTTATTGAGTGATGAAAAAGAATGTGATTTGATTGTTACAACAGGAGGGACTGGCCCAGCCCCAAGAGATGTAACACCAGAAGCAACTCTAAATGTTTGTCAAAAAATCTTACCAGGATTTGGCGAACTAATGCGACAAGCAAGTCTAAAATATGTCCCTACTGCAATTTTATCGCGTCAAACTGCAGGAATTAGAAATAAAAGCTTGATTGTAAATTTGCCAGGCAAACCAAAAAGTATTCAAGAGTGCTTGGAAGTAGTATTTCCTGCAATTCCTTATTGTATTGATTTGATTGGTGGAAGTTATATCTATGCAAATGAGGAAAAAATTAAAATTTTTAGACCAAAAGAGGCAATCAAGTGA
- the mobB gene encoding molybdopterin-guanine dinucleotide biosynthesis protein B produces MAKIVGFGGVSNSGKTTLIEKILLLFHHQYSFLVIKHDPKNKANFDTQGKDSQRFFQAGADVVLSSEVKSAIFLHARQDIKQVCLNFCFKDFILIEGYKELDIPRICVARNDIFMEELENSSALAIDDSLVNKKIDFKGERLNLNLPEKIFEWIQENAKTPKELGWN; encoded by the coding sequence ATGGCTAAAATTGTTGGTTTTGGAGGAGTAAGTAATAGTGGAAAAACCACTCTTATTGAAAAAATACTTCTTTTATTTCATCATCAATATAGCTTTTTAGTTATTAAGCACGATCCAAAAAATAAGGCTAATTTTGACACACAAGGCAAGGATAGTCAAAGGTTTTTTCAAGCGGGTGCTGATGTGGTTTTGAGTTCAGAAGTCAAAAGTGCTATATTCCTACACGCAAGACAAGATATAAAACAGGTTTGTTTAAATTTTTGTTTTAAAGATTTTATTTTAATTGAGGGTTATAAGGAATTAGATATCCCTAGAATCTGTGTTGCAAGGAATGATATTTTTATGGAAGAACTTGAAAATAGTAGTGCTTTGGCTATCGATGATTCTCTAGTTAATAAAAAGATTGATTTTAAGGGAGAGAGGTTAAATCTTAATTTACCTGAAAAGATTTTTGAGTGGATACAAGAAAATGCAAAAACACCAAAGGAGTTAGGATGGAATTAA
- a CDS encoding molybdopterin synthase catalytic subunit: MLEIVNGGLLVQDFYEKYHRIAMENNCGACCVFCGVVREENQNDGLSFDIYEPLLRKWFEEWRLKLQNDKALLCMAHSKGDVLNQESSFICAIISSQRKVALKYYEEFVEDFKHNAPIWKYDLREGKRIYAKDRSHQLPQSGIFA, encoded by the coding sequence ATGCTAGAAATAGTTAATGGAGGCTTGCTAGTACAAGATTTTTATGAAAAGTATCATAGGATTGCAATGGAAAATAACTGCGGGGCTTGTTGTGTTTTTTGTGGAGTGGTGCGAGAAGAAAATCAAAATGATGGTTTAAGCTTTGATATTTATGAGCCCTTATTGAGAAAATGGTTTGAAGAATGGAGATTGAAACTTCAAAATGATAAGGCATTGCTATGTATGGCGCACTCTAAAGGCGATGTTTTAAATCAAGAAAGTTCTTTTATTTGTGCAATCATCTCATCTCAAAGAAAAGTTGCACTCAAATATTATGAAGAGTTTGTTGAAGATTTTAAACACAATGCCCCCATTTGGAAATATGATTTAAGAGAGGGTAAAAGAATTTATGCAAAGGATAGAAGCCATCAGTTACCCCAAAGTGGAATTTTCGCCTAG